The following coding sequences are from one Cygnus olor isolate bCygOlo1 chromosome 2, bCygOlo1.pri.v2, whole genome shotgun sequence window:
- the IL6 gene encoding interleukin-6 isoform X1: MSFPDGCRATRRRGPPSLRSAAALLLLLPLLPPPAAAAPLSLAAASDSSGEAEPEEAGARRAALPDCEALAWLLHARAARLQEEMCEKFTVCENSMEMLVQNNLNLPKVTEEDGCLLAGFDEARNRSLSRPNPGSSLGPAPKAAEPKTCAHSLLPTCPYRQRSAEATSELELTFSPFSFQEKCLKKLSSGLFTFQTYLEYVQETFTSEKQKVESLYYSTKHLATTIRQMVINPDEVVIPDSATQKSLLTKLKSDKTWIEKITTHLILRDFTSFMEKTVRAVRYLKNTRSFSV, encoded by the exons ATGAGCTTTCCCGACGGCTGCCGGGCGACGAGGCGCCGGGGGCCGCCCTCCctccgctccgccgccgccctgctgctgctgctgccgctgctgccgccgcccgccgccgccgcgccgctgTCCCTGGCCGCGGCCTCCGACTCCTCCGGGGAGGCCGAGCCGGAGGAGGCCGGGGCGAGGCGGGCGGCGCTGCCCGACTGCGAGGCCCTGGCCTGGCTGCTGCACGCCCGGGCGGCccggctgcaggaggag ATGTGCGAGAAGTTCACCGTCTGCGAGAACAGCATGGAGATGCTGGTCCAGAACAACCTCAACCTTCCCAAGGTGACGGAGGAAGACGGGTGTCTCCTGGCTGGCTTCGACGAGGCAAGGAACCGCTCTCTTTCTCGCCCGAACCCCGGCAGCAGTCTTGGGCCTGCCCCAAAAGCAGCTGAGCCCAAGACTTGTGCCCActccctcctgcccacctgCCCCTACAGACAGCGCTCCGCCGAAGCCACGTCTGAGTTAGAGCTGACCTTCTCACCTTTCTCTTTCCAGGAGAAATGCTTGAAGAAACTCTCCAGTGGGCTTTTCACCTTTCAGACCTACCTTGAATACGTACAGGAAACTTTTacaagtgaaaagcaaaaagttGAGTCGCTGTACTATAGCACAAAGCATCTGGCAACGACAATAAGGCAGATG gtGATAAATCCTGATGAAGTGGTCATCCCAGATTCAGCTACCCAGAAATCCCTCCTCACAAAGCTGAAGTCGGATAAGACCTGGATAGAGAAAATCACCACACACCTCATCCTCCGAGACTTTACTTCATTTATGGAGAAAACCGTGAGGGCTGTTCGCTATTTGAAAAACACCAGGAGTTTCAGTGTCTGA
- the IL6 gene encoding interleukin-6 isoform X2, with protein MSFPDGCRATRRRGPPSLRSAAALLLLLPLLPPPAAAAPLSLAAASDSSGEAEPEEAGARRAALPDCEALAWLLHARAARLQEEMCEKFTVCENSMEMLVQNNLNLPKVTEEDGCLLAGFDEEKCLKKLSSGLFTFQTYLEYVQETFTSEKQKVESLYYSTKHLATTIRQMVINPDEVVIPDSATQKSLLTKLKSDKTWIEKITTHLILRDFTSFMEKTVRAVRYLKNTRSFSV; from the exons ATGAGCTTTCCCGACGGCTGCCGGGCGACGAGGCGCCGGGGGCCGCCCTCCctccgctccgccgccgccctgctgctgctgctgccgctgctgccgccgcccgccgccgccgcgccgctgTCCCTGGCCGCGGCCTCCGACTCCTCCGGGGAGGCCGAGCCGGAGGAGGCCGGGGCGAGGCGGGCGGCGCTGCCCGACTGCGAGGCCCTGGCCTGGCTGCTGCACGCCCGGGCGGCccggctgcaggaggag ATGTGCGAGAAGTTCACCGTCTGCGAGAACAGCATGGAGATGCTGGTCCAGAACAACCTCAACCTTCCCAAGGTGACGGAGGAAGACGGGTGTCTCCTGGCTGGCTTCGACGAG GAGAAATGCTTGAAGAAACTCTCCAGTGGGCTTTTCACCTTTCAGACCTACCTTGAATACGTACAGGAAACTTTTacaagtgaaaagcaaaaagttGAGTCGCTGTACTATAGCACAAAGCATCTGGCAACGACAATAAGGCAGATG gtGATAAATCCTGATGAAGTGGTCATCCCAGATTCAGCTACCCAGAAATCCCTCCTCACAAAGCTGAAGTCGGATAAGACCTGGATAGAGAAAATCACCACACACCTCATCCTCCGAGACTTTACTTCATTTATGGAGAAAACCGTGAGGGCTGTTCGCTATTTGAAAAACACCAGGAGTTTCAGTGTCTGA